The genomic region TGACCAGCAGCGCTTCGTCGAACGAGCTCCACGCGTTGGCGGATGCCCGCTCCTCCGGCTGGCCGGCCGTTCCGACGAGCGCGTGGTCGCGTGCGACCCACGCGGTCGTCACACCGCCGGCCGACGCCAACTGCACGTCGTAGCGCGAGCCGTCGATGCCGGGCTCGAGGAGCGCGGCGATCTGGGCGACCGGCGTGTAGCGCCACGTCGCCTCGCGGCCGGTGACCGCGTCGAAGTCGGCGACGTCGGTGGACTTGAAGCGCTCGGATCGGGTCTGGACGGGAACGAACCTGGGTTCGGTCTCAGTGATCGTCATCGTCAGCCCACAGATCCTTCCATGCCCATCTCGATGAGCTTGTTGAGTTCGAGCGCGTACTCCATGGGGAGCTCGCGGGCGATCGGCTCGATGAATCCGCGCACGATCATGGCCATCGCCTCGTCTTCGGGCATGCCGCGGCTCATCAGGTAGAAGAGCTGCTCCTCGCTCACGCGCGACACCGTCGCCTCGTGGCCGAGCTGCACGTCGTCGACACGGATGTCGATGGCCGGGTAGGTGTCGCTGCGCGAGATGGTGTCGACCAGCAGCGCGTCGCACCGCACGGTGTTCGCCGCGTGGTGGGCATCCTTCTCGACCCGCACCTCGCCGCGGTACCCCGCGCGTCCGCCGCCTCTGGCGATGGACTTGGAGACGATCGAGGACTGCGTGTGCGGCGCCATGTGGATCATCTTGGCGCCGGCATCCTGATGCTGGCCGGGGCCGGCGAAGGCCACGGAGAGCGTCTCGCCCTTGGCGTGCTCCCCCGCCAGGTAGATCGACGGGTACTTCATGGTCACCTTGGAACCGATGTTGCCGTCGATCCACTCCATGGTGGCGCCTTCGTGTGCGATGGCACGCTTGGTGACCAGGTTGTAGACGTTGTTCGACCAGTTCTGGATGGTCGTGTAGCGAACTCGGGCGTTCTTCTTGACGATGATCTCGACGACCGCGGAGTGCAGCGAGTCCGACTTGTAGATCGGCGCCGTGCAGCCCTCGATGTAGTGCACGTAGCTGTCTTCGTCGGCGATGATCAGCGTGCGCTCGAACTGACCCATGTTCTCCGTGTTGATGCGGAAATAGGCCTGCAGCGGGATCTCCACGTGCACGCCCTTCGGCACGTAGACGAAGGAGCCGCCCGACCAGACGGCCGTGTTCAGTGACGCGAACTTGTTGTCGCCGGCAGGGATGACCGTGCCGTAGTACTCCTCGAAGAACTCGGGATGCTCCTTGAGCGCGGTGTCGGTGTCGAGGAAGATCACGCCCTGGGCCTCGAGGTCCTCACGGATCTGGTGGTAGACGACCTCCGACTCGTATTGCGCGGCCACACCGGCCACGAGGCGCTGACGCTCCGCCTCCGGGATGCCGAGCTTCTCGTACGTGTTGCGGATGTCTTCCGGCAGGTCTTCCCAGCTCTGCGCCTGCTTCTCCGTGGAGCGCACGAAGTATTTGATGTTGTCGAAGTCGATCTCGGAGAGATCGGCTCCCCAGGTCGGCATCGGTTTGCGCTGGAAGAGCTGGAGCGCCTTGAGGCGGCGCTGGAGCATCCATTCCGGCTCGTTCTTGAGGGCGGAGATGTCGCGGACCACCTCGTCGGAGAGACCGCGTCGGGCACTCGCCCCCGCCACGTCTGAATCGGCCCAGCCGAACTCGTACTGGCCGAGGCCGGCGAGCTCAGGACGGTCGATGAGAACGTCTGACATTGTGATTACCTCGTTTTCCTGCCGCCCGTAACCGGCTTCAGACCGGCTCCGACCACGATTCGTGCCAGCGCGGGTCGCTGGCACCGAGGCACGGATTGTGCGGATGGCGATGGAGTGGCAACGGTGCACTCCCTGAACCACTCGATTCTACAGGGAGCGACGCACCCCAGGGAGAATGCTCAGTCGTCGCTCGGGCCGTAGGCCTGTGCGATGTCTCGCGACGATCCCCATCTGGCGCCCGCCGGCTCGCCCGTCGGCCAGCCATCGGGGGAATCCTGCCAGGCCTCTCGCCTGCCGTACGGCAGCAGATCGATGAGCGGAAACGTGTACGCGAGCTGCTCTGTGCCACGGCCGTCGGTGTGCCACGTGCGGTAGACGTCGTCACCGTCGCGAAGGAAGACGTTGACGGCGTATCCCCCGCCTGCCGGAGCGCCGACATCCGCGCCGAACGGGCTGTTCGCCGTCGAATACCAGGTCATGCGGTTGCCGACCTTGCGCTTGTATGCGAGGGCTTCATCGATCGGACCCTGCGTCACGATGACGAAACGTGCGTCGTACGGCTTCAGGAACTCGAGGCGTGTGTACTGGGAGGTGAACCCGGTGCAGCCGGAGCACTGCCATTCTTCGCCAGCGAACCACATGTGGTTGTACACGATGAGCTGGGCGGCGCCCTCGAACACGTCGACCAGGCGCACCGGTCCGTTCTCACCGTCGAGCGTGTAGTCGGGCATGCGCACCATGGGGAGGCGCCGTCGTTGCGCGGCGATCGCATCCAGTTCTCTGGTGGCCGCCTTCTCACGCGCTCGCAGGGCGTCGAGCTCGTGCTGCCAGGCCTGCCGGTCGACCACGGGCGGTAGCGCTGTCATGTCGCTCTCCTTCGTTCGGTCTTCGGGCCACCGTAACAAGGAGGGACGACGGCCTCGGCTCAGCGATCGGCGAGAGAGCCGGCGATGCCGCCGACGTTGAAGAAGCGGTGCAGCACGCCGAACAGCACCAGAGGCGGCAGCACGATCACCAGGATGAGCCCCGGCGTGCGTGCGGATTGCAAGCCGATCGGAAGCGTGTAGAGCGCGTTCGACTTGATGAAGACGAGCGCGACGATGTAGTCGTTCCACGTGAGGAGAAAGCTGTAGATCGCGGCGGAGACGATGCCGGGCCACGACCCGGGGAGCACGATGCGCACGAAGCTGCCGAACACGCTGCAGCCGTCGAGCCAGGCCGACTCCTCGAGCCGAACGGGAACGCTGTCGATCGTGGCGGTGAGCATCCAGATCGCCACGGCCAGCGACAGGCCGATGTAGACGAGGGTGATGCCGCCGAGCGAGTCGACGAGACCGGCCCCGGCGAAGAGCACGAAGAGCGGGATGACGAGCACGACGACGGGCAGCGACTGCACGACGAACAGCACGAGCGAGTATCCGGCGACGAATCTGCCGCGAGCCCTGGAGAGCGCATAGGCCGCGGGCGCGCCCACGGCGATCGCGACGACTGTCGTGGCGATCGAGACGAGAAGACTGTTGCCCAGCCACTGCAACGCCGGAGTGAACCGGAAGGTCGCGACGAGTCCGGCGAGCGGGCCGCCAGGTCCGGCGGATCCGGGTGCGCCCGGCACGAAGGCCGCGGTCAGCGTCGGAAGCAGAGGGCTGACGACCAGCGCGGTGATCGCGATGAGGGCGAGCGTGCGAGCCGCCATGGCGATCACCGCACGCGCCCTCAGGGTCACGCCGCCGTCTGGGTCTCTGGCGCCGCCACGGATTCCTCGGCACGTGCCGCCGCGAGGTGCACGCCGGGCAGCATGCCCGGGTTGACGTCGAGCAGCACGCGCAGCGCGCCGACCCACACCATCGCCGCGAGCAGCAGATGGATCACGACGAGCGCGTCGGGCAGCGCGGTCAGGGCCTGGACGAGCCCGACGACCGCCTGCACCACGACGGCGGCCACGTACGTCACGGTGCGAAGCAGCGGTGTTCGGGCACGGGATCGCCACAGCACGACGGCGAGCACGATCGCGACGAGCAACGTGACAGTGCCGAGCACGCCGTGCACGATCGTGATGTCGATCCAGTCGAACGCCATGCGCGGCACATCGGCGGAGTCGCCGGAGTGCGGGCCCGAACCCGACACGAGCGTTCCGACCGCGATCAGCACGGCGGTGAGGGTGACGAGCACCCAGCTCAGCGCCTTGGCCGGAGCCGTGATCGCGCGCACGGCATCCGCCGACACCGGTTTCTCGTGCACGCGGTGCCACGTGAGCGTCGTGGTGGTGAGCAGGCCCATCGCCATGAGGAAGTGGAAGGCGACGACGTACGGGTTGAGGCCCGTCCACACGCTGATGCCGCCCGCGATGGCGTTCGCGACCACGAGCCAGAACTGCGACCACGCCAGCCTCGTGATGCTGCGCACTCGCGGCTTCTGCAACCGGGCCGCGATGATCGTCCACGCGACGGTGATGCTCAGCAGCACGGTCAGCATGCGGTTGGAGAACTCGATGACGGCGTGGATGCCCATGGCCGGCGTCGGTGCGAGCGAGGTCGTGTCGCACGTGGGCCACGTCGGGCAGCCGAGCCCCGATCCGGTCACGCGCACGATGCCGCCGCCCACCACGATGAGGATGCTCACCACGAGGGAGGCGGTCGCCGCCCACCGCAGGGAGCGGGGCGAGAGGGTGTAGCGGTCGGCGAGCCAGCCGAGCGGAGTCTGGATCGTCACGGTCAGAACGGCAGCAGCGGGTCGACGGCGATGGCCACGAACAGCAGCGAAAGATACGTGATCGAGCCGTGGAAGACGCGCATGGGCGAGGGGTTCTCGTGCCGGATGGCGAGGGAGTAGAGGCGGTGCGTCTCGTAGACGAACCACACGCCGGCAGCCAGGGCGGTGAGCGTGTAGACCAGGCCCATGTGCGCGACCGGGATGAGCAGCAGCGAGCAGGCGACGGTCGCCCACGCGTAGAGGATGACCTGCAGGCCGACGGCCGCACGGCCGCGGGTGACGCCCAGCATCGGCACGCCGACCGACTTGTAGTCGTCGCGGTAGCGCATCGACAGCGGCCAGTAGTGCGGGGGCGTCCACAGGAACACGACGCCGAACAGGATGAATGGCGTCCAGCTCAGGGATTCGGTGACCGCAGCCCATCCGATGAGCACGGGGAAGCATCCGGCGATACCACCCCAGATGATGTTCTGCTGCGTGCGGCGCTTGAGCCACAGCGTGTAGATGAGCACGTAGAAGAGGATCGCGGTGACCGACAGTGCCGCGGCGAGCCAGTTGGTCGTGAGGTAGAGCCACACCGTGGAGACCACGGCCAGTGTCCAGGAGAAGACGAGGGCCTCGCGCGGCGTCAGCTCGCCGGTGACGAGAGGACGCTTCTTGGTGCGCGCCATGATCTTGTCGATGTCACGGTCGATGTAGCAGTTGAAGGCCGCGGCAGACCCCGCGCTCATGGCGCCGCCGATGACCGTCGCGACGACGAGCCACAGATTCGGCACACCGCCGGCTGCGAGGAACATCACCGGAATGGTGGTGACGAGCAGCAACTCCATCACGCGCGGCTTCGTCAACGCGACGTAGGCGGCGAACTTGCGCCGGAATCCGATCCTGGCCGGTATCGGCCGGCTCTCAGCGGCTACGTCCATTACTCCTCTTCGCCTCGTGACACTCGACGACATTCGAGTCTATCGCTCGTTCGCGCCCTGGAAGACCGGGCGGGAGGACGGTCGCGAGCGTGCGATGCAGGCGGCCCGAAGCGGTTCCTCCCCCGTGGCATCCGCGGTCGCACGGTTTGTGGGGACGCCACAGCGGCGGCAGGCTTCCGCCCGCTGGATTCTGGCGATCTCCCTATACTTGTCAGTGCTCGCCTGTCGGTGCACACGTATGCCCGGCGCCCGTTGATCGGACGCCAGACTTCCCGTGTGCACGGGTGCCGAAGACGTCCGGGCGCGCACTACCACCACAGGTGCGGGGTCCTGATGCGGCCCCTCGTTCGCACCGACGAATACGAGAAGGGTCAGTCTCAAGTGGCAGCTCTGCAGTGGGATCCCATTGACAACAAGGCAGTCGACACCGCTCGCATCCTGGCGGCGGACGCCGTGGAGAAAGTGGGCAACGGGCATCCCGGCACGGCGATGAGCCTCGCCCCTGCCGCCTACCTCTTGTTCCAGCGCGTGATGCGTCGCGACCCGAAGGACCAGCACTGGCTCGGCCGTGACCGCTTCATCCTGTCGGCGGGCCACAGCTCGCTGACGCAGTACGTGCAGCTCTATCTGGGCGGCTACGGGCTCGAGCTCGACGACCTCAAGGCGCTGCGCACCTGGGGCTCGCTCACGCCGGGCCACCCCGAATACCGCCACACCGACGGCGTCGAGATCACGACAGGGCCGCTCGGCCAGGGATTGTCGTCGGCCGTCGGCTTCGCCTACGCCAGTCGCTACGAGCGCGGTCTGTTCGACCCGGAAGCCGACGCGGGCACCAGCCCCTTCGACCACTTCGTCTACGTGATCGCCAGCGACGGCGATCTTGAGGAGGGCATCACCTCCGAGGCGTCGTCGCTCGCCGGCCACCAGGAACTCGGCAACCTCGTCGTCATCTACGACAGCAACCAGATCTCCATCGAGGACGACACGAACATCGCCTTCACCGAAGACGTGAAGCAGCGCTACGAGGCGTACCACTGGCACGTGCAGGTCGTCGACTGGAAGAAGACCGGCCAGTACGTCGAAGACGTGCAGGAGCTGTTCGACGCCATCGAGACCGCCAAGGCGGTCTCCGACAAGCCGTCGCTGATCATCTTGAAGACCATCATCGGATGGCCGAGCCCGAAGAAGCAGAACACCGGCAAGATCCACGGTTCCGCGCTCGGCGCCGACGAGTTGCGCGCGGTCAAGGAGGTGCTCGGCTTCGACCCGGAGCAGACCTTCGAGGTCGCCGAGGAGGTCATCGAGCACACCCGCAAGGCCATCGAGCGCGGCGCCGACGAGCGCGCGCAGTGGCAGGTCGGGTTCGACGCGTGGGCCGCGGCGAACCCGGAGCGCAAGGCGCTGCTCGACCGGCTGCTGACCGGGGAGCTGCCCGACGGCGTCGAGTCCGCTCTTCCGGCCTTCGAGGCGGGCAAGGATGTCTCCACCCGCGCCGCGAGCGGCAAGGTGCTGAACGCGATCGCCCCCGTGGTTCCCGAGCTGTGGGGCGGATCGGCCGACCTCGCCGAGTCGAACAACACGACCATCGAGGGGGCGGCATCCTTCGTTCCGACCGAGCGCTCCACGCACGAGTGGTCGGGCAACCCGTACGGCCGTGTTCTGCACTTCGGCATTCGCGAGCACGCGATGGCCGCCATCCTCAACGGCATCGTGCTGCACGGACCGACCCGTCCCTTCGGCGGCACCTTCCTCATCTTCAGCGACTACCAGCGCCCGGCGCTGCGCCTTGCCGCACTGATGAACGTCCCGTCGATCTTCGTCTGGACGCACGACTCCGTCGCGCTCGGCGAGGACGGTCCGACGCACCAGCCGATCGAGCAGCTGACCACGCTGCGTCTCATCCCGAACTTCACCGTGGTGCGTCCCGGCGACGCGAACGAGGTGGCCTACGCGTGGCTCGAGCTCCTGAAGCGCCGCGGCGGCCCAGCGGGCATCGCGCTCACCAGGCAGAACATCCCGGTGTTCGAGCGCGGAGACGGCGAGGCGTCCGGCGACACCTTCGCGTCGGCCGCCAACGTGTCCAAGGGTGCGTACGTGCTCGCCGATGCAGCGAACGGCTCCCCCGACGTCATCATCATCGCCACCGGTTCCGAGGTGCAGCTCGCGGTGAACGCGCGCGAGGCGCTGAAGGCCGACGGCGTGAACGCTCGCGTCGTCTCGGCACCGAGCCTCGAGTGGTTCGAGGAGCAGAGCGCGGAGTACAAGGAGTCGGTGCTGCCGGCATCCGTCACCGCCCGTGTCTCGGTCGAGGCCGGTCGCGCCCTCGGCTGGCGCCCCTACATCGGCGACAAGGGCCGCAGCGTGTCGATCGAGCACTTCGGCGCCTCCGCCGACTACAAGACGTTGTTCGAGAAGTTCGGCATCACGACCGACGCGGTCATCGCCGCAGCCAAGGAGTCGATCGCCGCTCAGTAGCGAGCGATCGAGTGAAGACGAAGAGAAGAAGAGGCGAAAGAAACATGACCGAATCCAGCACCGCGAAACTCGCCGCCGAGGGCGTGAGCATCTGGCTCGACGACCTGTCGCGCGAGCTCGTCGGCTCCGGCAAGCTGCAGAACCTGATCGACACCCGCAACGTCGTCGGCGTCACCTCCAACCCGACGATCTTCGCCAACGCGCTGTCGAACGGCGAGGCGTACGACGAGCAGGTGCGCGCGCTCGCTGCGGCGGGCAAAGACGTGCATGAGGCCGTCTTCGAGATCACCACGACGGACGTGCGCAACGCTGCCGACGTGTTCGCCCCCGTATATGAGACGTCGGGCGGCACCGACGGCCGGGTCTCGATCGAGGTCGAGCCGGGTCTCGCGCACGACGCGGCCGGAACCATCGCTCAGGCCAAGCAGTTGTGGGCCAAGGTCGACAAGCCCAACGCCATGATCAAGATCCCCGCCACGGCAGAGGGACTCGAAGCCATCGCGGCCGCGACCGCGGTGGGCATCAGCGTCAACGTCACGCTGATCTTCGGGCTCGAGCGCTACCGGGAGGTGATCAACGCCTACCTGACCGGACTGGAACAGGCGAAGGCGGCGGGCATCGACCTGTCGGGCATCCGTTCGGTGGCCTCGTTCTTCGTCTCGCGCGTCGACACCGAGATCGACAAGCGGCTGACCGCGATCGGCACGCAGGAGGCGCTCGCGCTCAAGGGCAAGGCCGCTGTCGCCAACGCCCGCCTCGCCTACCAGGTCTTCGAGCAGGCGTTCGACTCCGAGCGGGCGAAGGTGCTGCTGGCCGCAGGCGCCAACAAGCAGCGACCGCTGTGGGCGTCGACCGGCGTCAAGGACCCGTCCTACCCCGACACGCTTTACGTGACCACTCTCGTCGCCCCCGACGAGGTGAACACGATGCCGGAGAAGACGCTCGAGGCGACGTTCGACCACGGCGAGGTCACCGGCAACACCATCGAGGGCACCTACGATGAGTCGAACGCCGTGCTCGACGCCATCGCGGCGCAGGGCATCTCGTACGACGAGGTGACGCAGCTGCTCGAAGACGAGGGCGTGGAGAAGTTCATCGTCTCGTGGGGCGAACTGCTCGACACGGTGTCCCAGGCGCTCTCGCAGGCGTCCGCGGCGGAGACCGCGCGGTGAGCTTCAAGATCCATGTCTCCGGCGCGGCGGAGGCGGCGGTCGGGCGGCACGTCCCCGTGCTCGTGAAAGACCTCGTCGCCTCCGGCATCACCGCGCAGGATCCCGCGCTGTGGGGGGCGGATGCCGAGGCGGAGGCATCCATTCGGCTCGGCTGGACCGAGGCTGTCGCCCTCTCGCGGCCGCTCGTCCCGCAGATCGTCGAGCTGCGTGAGAAGCACCTCGCGGCCGGCCTCGACCACATCGTTCTCAGCGGGATGGGCGGCTCGTCGCTCGCCCCTGAGGTCATCACGAGAACCGGCAACCTCGAGCTGACCATCCTCGACACGACCGACCCCGGCCAGGTGCTCGCCGCCGTGAACGACAGGCTCGCGTCGAGCGTGCTGGTCGTCTCGTCGAAGTCCGGCTCCACCGTCGAGACGGACAGCCACCGGCGCACGTACGAAAAGGCGTTCCGCGACGCAGGCATCGACCCGGCGGAGCGCATCGTCGTCGTCACCGATCCGGGATCGCCGCTGGATGCCTCGGCGCGCGAGGCCGGCTACACCGTCTTCAACGCAGATCCCAACGTGGGCGGCCGATATTCGGCTCTCACGGCCTTCGGCCTGGTGCCCGCCGGTCTCGCCGGCTTCGACATCGAAGAGCTGCTCGAAGAGGCGGAGACCATCTCGCTGGAGCTGGCGATCGACGACGAGACCAACCCGGGGCTGATCCTCGGTGCTGCGATCGCCGGCACCGATCCGCTGCGCGACAAGCTCGGCATCATCGCCGACGGCACGCACATCGTGGGATTCGCGGACTGGGCGGAACAGCTCATCGCCGAGTCGACGGGCAAGCAGGGCAAGGGCCTGCTGCCCGTCGTGCTCGACGTGGTCTCCCCGGAGCTCGACGAGAGCCTGCCCGACCTGCAGATCGTGCGACTCGTCGACAATGCGACAGCTCACCACCTGCTGCCTGCCGACCGGCACGAGGGCGAGATCCTCGTCTCCGGCACGCTCGGCGCGATGTTCCTCGTCTGGGAGTACGCGGTCGCGGTGGCCGGACGTCTGCTCGGGATCGATCCGTTCGATCAGCCCGACGTGGAGTCCGCGAAGGCCGCGACGCGTGGACTGCTCGACGCCCGACCCGAACCCGTCGCTCCGGCCTTCACCGACGCCGGCATCGAGGTGCGCGGCGACTCGGGACTGCTCGTCGACGTCTCAACCGTCGACGATGCCCTCGGCGCGCTGCTGGCGCAGCTGCCCGCCGATGGGTACGTCGCCGTTCAGGCGTACGCCGACCGCGTCGAGCTGCCGCAGCTCGCCGGCATCCGCGATCTGCTCGCCGCTCGCGCGAAGCGTCCCGTCACGTTCGGCTGGGGTCCCCGGTTCTTGCATTCGACGGGACAGTTCCACAAGGGCGGACCCGCTGTCGGCGTGTTCCTGCAGATTCTCACGCAGGAGCCTGCGGACCTGCAGGTTCCCGACCGTCCGTCCACTTTCGGCCAGCTCATCAGCGCTCAGGCCGCAGGGGGACGCCGCGGTGCTCGCCGAGCACGGCCGTCCCGTTCTCACGCTCACGCTGACCGAACCGTACGCGAACATCGAGACGCTGTTCGGCGACGTCGACGACTGACCTGACACGAGGAGACACATGTCACCGGTGGAGATCACCGCGGAACACAATCCGCTGCGAGTGCCGGAAGACCGCCGGCTCAATCGCATCGCCGGGCCGAGCAGCCTCATCATCTTCGGCGTGACGGGCGACCTGTCGCGCAAGAAGCTGATGCCGGCCGTCTACGACCTGGCCAACCGGGGGCTTCTGCCTCCCGGATTCGCGCTCGTCGGGTTCGCCCGCCGCGACTGGGAGGACGAGGACTTCGAGAAGGTCGTCTACGACGCCGTCAAGGAGCACGCCCGCACGGAGTTCAGAGACGAGGTGTGGCGGCAGCTCGCCCAGGGCATCCGTTTCGTCTCGGGCGAGTTCGACGACGACGAGGCGTTCGAACGGCTCAAGAAGACCGTCGACGAGCTCGACCGCGATCGCGGAACGATGGGCAACCACGCCTTCTACCTGTCGATTCCGCCGAAGGCGTTCCCGTTGGTCACCGAGCAGCTGCGTCGTTCGGGACTGGCCGAACAGGCGAAGGGCTGGCGCCGGGTCGTCATCGAGAAGCCGTTCGGCAGCGACCTGCAGACCGCCCGCGAGCTCAACAAGGTGGTCGAGTCGGTGTTCCCGGCGGACTCGGTGTTCCGCATCGACCACTACCTCGGCAAGGAGACGGTGCAGAACATCCTTGCGCTGCGCTTCGCCAATGAGCTGTACGAGCCGATCTGGAACGCGAACTACGTCGACCACGTGCAGATCACGATGGCCGAGGACATCGGCGTCGGGGGCCGTGCCGGGTACTACGACGGCATCGGCGCCGCGCGCGACGTCATCCAGAACCATCTGCTCCAGCTCCTCGCCCTCACCGCCATGGAAGAGCCGGTCTCGTTCGACGCCGCCGACCTGCGTGCCGAGAAGGAGAAGGTGCTCAAGGCTGTGCGGCTGCCGAAGGACCTCGCGACCGCGACGGCCCGCGGGCAGTACTCCAGCGGATGGCAGGGCGGCGAGAAGGTCGTCGGCTTCCTCGAGGAAGACGGCATGAACCCGCAGTCCACCACCGAGACGTACGCCGCCATCAAGCTCGACATCGGCACCCGCAGGTGGGCGGGCGTTCCGTTCTACCTGCGTGCCGGCAAGCGCCTCGGCCGCCGCGTCACGGAGATCGCCGTGGTGTTCAAGCGCGCGCCCCAGCAGCTCTTCGCGGAGAGCCAGACCTCGGCGCTCGGTCAGAACGCCCTGGTCATCAGGGTGCAGCCCGACGAGGGCGTCACGATCCGGTTCGGGTCGAAGGTGCCGGGCGCGGGCATGCAGGTGCGCGACGTGAGCATGGACTTCGGATACGGCCACGCCTTCACCGAGGCCAGCCCCGAAGCGTACGAGCGGCTCATCCTCGATGTGCTGCTGGGCGACCCTCCGCTGTTCCCGCGCCATGAGGAGGTGGAGCTCTCGTGGAAGATCCTCGACCCGATCGAGAAGTTCTGGGCATCGCACGGCGCACCCGAGCAGTACCGACCCGGAACGTGGGGCCCGGCATCCGCCGACGAGCTTCTTGCTCGCGACGGCCGCACCTGGCGACGGCCATGAACAGGAGAACACAGTGATCGTCGATCTGCCCGACACGACTACGAGCCAGGTCTCGAAGACCCTGATCAAGATCCGCGAGGAGGGCGGCGCCGTGGCCCTCGGCCGCGTGCTGACGCTGATCATCGCCACGCGGCTCGGTCAAGAAGAAGAGGTCATCGAGGCGGCGAACGAGGCCTCGCGCGAGCACCCGATGCGCGTCATCGTGGTCTCGACGGCCGCACCCGACCACCCGCACGCGGATGCCGGCAGCCGGCTCGACGCACAGATCAGGGTGGGCGGCGATGCCGGCGCGAGCGAGGTCATCGTGCTGCGCGCCTACGGCGAGACCGCCAGCGACGAGGAGGGTCTCGTCACGGCGCTGCTGCTGCCCGACGCGCCCGTCGTCGTCTGGTGGCCTGGGTCAGCGCCCGACGTCGTGTCCACCTCTGCGCTCGGCCGCATCGCCACCTGCCGCATCACCGACTCGTCGTCATCCGGCGACCCGCACGAGGCCCTTCTGCACCTCGCCGAGACATACGCGCCGGGCGACACCGACTTCGCGTGGACGAGGCTCACGCTGTGGCGGGCGCAGCTCGCCGCCGTGCTCGATCAGCCGCCATACGAGCCGATCGAGTCGGTCGAGGTGTCGGGTGCTCCCGATTCCCCGTCGACGGTGCTGCTCGCCGCCTGGCTGCGACTTCAGCTGGATGCCCCAGTGCAGCACGACCTGACGGCCCGCCAGCGCGGACTCAGCGGCATCCACGGGGTGCAGTTGAAGCGCGCCTCGGGCACCGTCGAGCTCGTTCGCGACATGCCCGACGTGGCGACGCTGTCCGAGCCGGGCCAGCCGACGCACGACCTGGCACTCCCCCGCCGCAATCTGCGTGATTGTCTGGCGGAGGAGCTCCGCAGGCTCGACCCCGACGAGCTGTACGGCCGTGTGCTGACGCAGGGCCTGCCGCTCCTGGAAGCGGAGGAACGGGGAGCGGCAGCACGATGAGCAACGAAC from Humibacter ginsenosidimutans harbors:
- a CDS encoding glucose-6-phosphate dehydrogenase assembly protein OpcA; the encoded protein is MIVDLPDTTTSQVSKTLIKIREEGGAVALGRVLTLIIATRLGQEEEVIEAANEASREHPMRVIVVSTAAPDHPHADAGSRLDAQIRVGGDAGASEVIVLRAYGETASDEEGLVTALLLPDAPVVVWWPGSAPDVVSTSALGRIATCRITDSSSSGDPHEALLHLAETYAPGDTDFAWTRLTLWRAQLAAVLDQPPYEPIESVEVSGAPDSPSTVLLAAWLRLQLDAPVQHDLTARQRGLSGIHGVQLKRASGTVELVRDMPDVATLSEPGQPTHDLALPRRNLRDCLAEELRRLDPDELYGRVLTQGLPLLEAEERGAAAR
- the zwf gene encoding glucose-6-phosphate dehydrogenase, translating into MSPVEITAEHNPLRVPEDRRLNRIAGPSSLIIFGVTGDLSRKKLMPAVYDLANRGLLPPGFALVGFARRDWEDEDFEKVVYDAVKEHARTEFRDEVWRQLAQGIRFVSGEFDDDEAFERLKKTVDELDRDRGTMGNHAFYLSIPPKAFPLVTEQLRRSGLAEQAKGWRRVVIEKPFGSDLQTARELNKVVESVFPADSVFRIDHYLGKETVQNILALRFANELYEPIWNANYVDHVQITMAEDIGVGGRAGYYDGIGAARDVIQNHLLQLLALTAMEEPVSFDAADLRAEKEKVLKAVRLPKDLATATARGQYSSGWQGGEKVVGFLEEDGMNPQSTTETYAAIKLDIGTRRWAGVPFYLRAGKRLGRRVTEIAVVFKRAPQQLFAESQTSALGQNALVIRVQPDEGVTIRFGSKVPGAGMQVRDVSMDFGYGHAFTEASPEAYERLILDVLLGDPPLFPRHEEVELSWKILDPIEKFWASHGAPEQYRPGTWGPASADELLARDGRTWRRP
- the tal gene encoding transaldolase, encoding MTESSTAKLAAEGVSIWLDDLSRELVGSGKLQNLIDTRNVVGVTSNPTIFANALSNGEAYDEQVRALAAAGKDVHEAVFEITTTDVRNAADVFAPVYETSGGTDGRVSIEVEPGLAHDAAGTIAQAKQLWAKVDKPNAMIKIPATAEGLEAIAAATAVGISVNVTLIFGLERYREVINAYLTGLEQAKAAGIDLSGIRSVASFFVSRVDTEIDKRLTAIGTQEALALKGKAAVANARLAYQVFEQAFDSERAKVLLAAGANKQRPLWASTGVKDPSYPDTLYVTTLVAPDEVNTMPEKTLEATFDHGEVTGNTIEGTYDESNAVLDAIAAQGISYDEVTQLLEDEGVEKFIVSWGELLDTVSQALSQASAAETAR